In Helicobacter pylori, a single genomic region encodes these proteins:
- the cadA gene encoding cadmium-translocating P-type ATPase produces the protein MQEYHIHNLDCPDCASKLERDLNKLDYVKKAQINFSTSKLFLDTSDFEKVKAFIKQNEPHLSLSFKEAAEKPLSFTPLIITIIVFLGAILILHLNPSPFIEKAMFFVLALVYLVSGKDVILGAFRGLRKGQFFDENALMLIATIAAFCVGAYEESVSIMVFYSAGEFLQKLAISRSKKSLKALVDVAPNLAYLKKGDALVSVAPEDLRVNDIVVVKVGEKVPVDGVVVKGESLLDERALSGESMPVNVSERSKVLGGSLNLKAVLEIKVEKMYKDSSIAKVVDLVQQATNEKSETEKFITKFSRYYTPSVLFIALMIAILPPLFSMGSFDEWIYRGLVALMVSCPCALVISVPLGYFGGVGAASRKGILMKGVHVLEVLTQAKSIAFDKTGTLTKGVFKVVDIVPQNGHSKEEVLHYASCSQLLSTHPIALSIQKACEEMLKDDKHQHDIKNYEELSGMGVKAQCHTDLIIAGNEKMLEQFHIAHSPSKENGTIVHVAFNQTYIGYIVISDEIKDDAIECLRDLKVQGIENFCILSGDRKSATESIAQTLGCEYYASLLPEEKTSVFKTFKERYKAPAIFVGDGINDAPTLASADVGIGMGKGSELSKQSADIVITNDSLSSLVKVLAIAKKTKSIIWQNILFALGIKAVFIVLGLMGVASLWEAVFGDVGVTLLALANSMRAMRA, from the coding sequence ATGCAAGAATACCACATTCATAATTTGGATTGCCCTGATTGCGCGTCTAAATTGGAAAGGGATTTAAACAAACTAGACTATGTGAAAAAAGCTCAAATCAATTTCAGCACCAGTAAGTTGTTTTTGGATACGAGCGATTTTGAAAAAGTTAAGGCTTTCATCAAGCAAAATGAACCGCATTTGAGCCTGTCTTTTAAAGAGGCTGCAGAAAAGCCCTTGAGTTTTACGCCACTCATTATTACGATCATTGTCTTTTTGGGCGCGATTTTAATCTTACACCTAAACCCTAGCCCCTTTATTGAAAAGGCTATGTTTTTCGTGTTGGCTTTAGTGTATCTAGTGAGCGGTAAAGATGTGATTTTAGGGGCGTTTCGTGGGCTTAGAAAAGGGCAGTTTTTTGATGAAAACGCTTTGATGCTCATTGCGACTATTGCGGCTTTTTGCGTGGGGGCTTATGAAGAGAGCGTGTCTATTATGGTGTTTTATTCAGCGGGCGAATTTTTGCAAAAACTCGCTATTTCTCGCTCTAAAAAATCCCTTAAGGCTTTAGTGGATGTCGCTCCTAATTTGGCTTATTTGAAAAAGGGCGATGCATTAGTGAGCGTTGCGCCTGAAGATTTAAGAGTTAATGACATTGTGGTGGTGAAAGTCGGCGAAAAAGTGCCTGTTGATGGCGTGGTAGTTAAGGGTGAAAGTTTGCTAGATGAAAGGGCGTTGAGTGGGGAGTCTATGCCTGTTAATGTCAGCGAACGCTCTAAAGTTTTAGGGGGGAGCTTGAATTTAAAAGCGGTCCTTGAAATTAAAGTAGAAAAAATGTATAAAGATTCTTCTATCGCTAAAGTGGTGGATTTGGTCCAACAAGCCACGAATGAAAAGAGCGAAACCGAGAAATTCATCACTAAATTTTCACGCTACTACACCCCAAGCGTTTTATTCATTGCTTTAATGATTGCTATATTACCGCCCTTGTTTTCTATGGGGAGCTTTGATGAGTGGATTTATAGGGGGCTTGTGGCTTTAATGGTGAGCTGTCCTTGCGCGTTAGTGATTTCTGTGCCTTTAGGGTATTTTGGGGGCGTGGGAGCGGCGAGCCGAAAGGGGATTTTAATGAAAGGCGTGCATGTTTTAGAGGTGCTTACCCAAGCTAAAAGCATCGCTTTTGATAAAACCGGCACTTTGACTAAAGGCGTTTTTAAAGTGGTAGATATTGTGCCGCAAAACGGGCATTCTAAAGAAGAAGTTTTGCATTACGCTTCTTGCTCGCAGCTCTTATCCACGCACCCTATCGCTTTATCCATTCAAAAAGCATGCGAAGAAATGTTAAAGGACGATAAGCACCAGCATGACATTAAAAATTACGAAGAATTGAGCGGGATGGGGGTTAAAGCGCAATGCCATACGGATCTAATCATCGCAGGGAATGAAAAAATGCTTGAACAATTCCATATCGCGCACAGCCCTTCCAAAGAAAACGGCACGATCGTGCATGTGGCTTTTAACCAAACTTATATCGGCTATATCGTCATTAGCGATGAGATTAAAGATGACGCCATAGAGTGTTTAAGGGATTTGAAAGTGCAAGGGATAGAAAATTTTTGCATTTTGAGCGGGGACAGAAAAAGCGCGACTGAGAGCATCGCTCAAACTCTAGGCTGTGAATATTATGCAAGTTTGTTGCCTGAAGAAAAAACGAGCGTGTTTAAAACCTTTAAAGAACGCTATAAAGCCCCAGCGATTTTTGTAGGCGATGGCATCAATGACGCTCCGACTCTAGCGAGTGCTGATGTGGGGATTGGCATGGGGAAAGGCTCAGAATTGAGCAAGCAAAGCGCGGACATTGTGATCACCAATGACTCCTTAAGCTCTTTAGTGAAAGTTTTAGCGATCGCTAAAAAAACGAAAAGCATTATTTGGCAAAATATCTTGTTTGCTTTAGGGATTAAGGCGGTTTTTATCGTGCTAGGGCTTATGGGGGTAGCGAGCTTGTGGGAAGCGGTCTTTGGCGATGTGGGGGTTACGCTTTTAGCCTTAGCCAACTCCATGCGCGCGATGAGGGCTTAA
- a CDS encoding ATP-binding protein yields MINTIFCATMQRGVAEIVAVEATFTRALPAFVISGLANNSIQEAKQRVQSALQNNDFTFPPLKITINLSPSDLPKSGSHFDLPIALLIALQKQELAFKEWFAFGELGLDGKIKPNPNIFPMLLDIAIKHPHAKVIAPKANEELFSLIPNLQCFFVGHFKEALEILQNPEIKADTHTKKLPFKTIELNDKEYYFSDAYALDFKEVKGQAVAKEAALIASAGFHNLILEGSPGCGKSMIINRMRYILPPLSLNEILEATKLRILSEQDSAYYPLRSFRNPHQSASKSSILGSSSLKEPKPGEIALAHNGMLFFDELPHFKKDILEALREPLENNKLVVSRVHSKIEYETSFLFVGAQNPCLCGNLLSATKACRCQDREITQYKNRLSEPFLDRIDLFVQMEEGNYKDTPSHSWTSKEMHQLVLLAFKQQKLRKQSAFNGKLNEEQIERFCPLNAEAQKLLEQAIERFNLSMRSVNKVKKVARTIADLNACENIEKSHMLKALSFRKIS; encoded by the coding sequence ATGATCAACACGATATTTTGCGCGACCATGCAAAGGGGAGTGGCAGAAATCGTGGCTGTGGAAGCGACTTTCACAAGGGCTTTGCCGGCGTTTGTGATTTCAGGCTTGGCTAATAACTCTATCCAAGAAGCCAAGCAAAGAGTCCAATCGGCTTTACAGAATAACGATTTCACTTTCCCGCCTTTAAAAATCACCATCAACCTTTCCCCCTCAGATTTGCCTAAATCCGGGAGCCATTTTGATTTGCCTATCGCTCTTTTAATCGCTTTGCAAAAACAAGAGTTGGCTTTTAAAGAGTGGTTTGCTTTTGGGGAGTTAGGGCTTGATGGCAAGATCAAACCCAATCCTAACATTTTCCCCATGCTTTTAGACATTGCCATTAAACACCCCCATGCTAAAGTCATTGCGCCTAAGGCTAACGAAGAGCTTTTTTCGCTTATCCCTAATTTGCAATGCTTTTTTGTGGGGCATTTTAAAGAAGCTTTAGAAATCTTGCAAAACCCTGAAATCAAAGCAGACACCCACACGAAAAAACTACCCTTTAAAACGATAGAATTGAACGATAAAGAGTATTATTTTTCAGACGCCTATGCCTTAGATTTTAAAGAAGTTAAGGGGCAAGCTGTCGCTAAAGAAGCCGCTTTGATCGCTAGCGCTGGGTTTCATAACTTGATTTTAGAGGGAAGTCCAGGGTGTGGGAAAAGCATGATTATTAATCGCATGCGTTATATCTTGCCTCCATTAAGCCTGAATGAAATCCTAGAAGCGACAAAATTACGCATTTTAAGCGAGCAAGACAGCGCCTATTACCCCTTAAGGAGTTTTAGAAACCCTCACCAAAGCGCTTCAAAATCCAGTATTTTAGGCTCAAGCTCTCTAAAAGAGCCAAAACCTGGCGAAATCGCGCTAGCGCATAACGGCATGCTTTTTTTTGATGAATTGCCTCATTTTAAAAAGGATATTTTGGAAGCTTTAAGAGAGCCTTTAGAAAACAATAAATTGGTGGTTTCACGAGTGCATAGCAAGATTGAATACGAAACCTCTTTTTTATTCGTGGGGGCTCAAAACCCTTGCTTGTGCGGGAATTTACTCAGCGCAACCAAAGCATGCCGTTGCCAAGATAGAGAAATCACGCAGTATAAAAACCGCTTGAGCGAGCCTTTTTTGGACAGGATTGATTTGTTTGTGCAAATGGAAGAGGGGAATTATAAAGACACGCCGTCGCATTCTTGGACTTCAAAAGAGATGCATCAGTTGGTATTATTAGCTTTCAAACAGCAAAAATTAAGGAAACAGAGCGCTTTTAATGGTAAGCTTAATGAAGAGCAGATAGAACGATTTTGCCCTTTAAACGCTGAAGCGCAAAAGTTGTTAGAGCAGGCGATTGAAAGGTTTAATCTGTCCATGCGCTCTGTGAATAAGGTCAAAAAAGTCGCTAGGACGATTGCGGATTTAAACGCTTGCGAGAATATAGAAAAATCTCACATGCTTAAAGCGCTGAGTTTTAGAAAGATTTCTTAA
- a CDS encoding restriction endonuclease subunit S, translating into MHKIERLLQTLAPKGVEFRKLGEVCEIIRGKRVTKKEILDKGKYPVVSGGIGFMGYLNEYNREENTITIAQYGTAGFVNWQNQKFWANDVCFSVIPKETLINRYLYYVLTNMQNYLYSISNRSAIPYSISSNNIMQITIPIPPLEIQQEIVKILDAFTELNTELNARKKQYQYYQNMLLDFNDINQSHKDAKERLAQKPYPKRLKTLLQTLAPNGVEFKTLEEVFEIKNGYTPSKNNPEFWKNGTIPWFRMEDLRENGRILKDSIQHITPKALKGKKLFPKNSIIISTTATIGEHALLIVDSLANQRFTFLSKKANCDLALDMKFFFYQCFLLGEWCKNNINVSGFASVDMTAFKKHKFPIPPLEIQQEIVKILDQFSLLTTDLLAGIPAEIKARKKQYEYYREKLLTFKPLTPNK; encoded by the coding sequence ATGCATAAAATAGAGCGCTTACTCCAAACTCTAGCGCCTAAGGGGGTGGAGTTTAGGAAGTTGGGGGAGGTGTGTGAAATAATTAGAGGTAAAAGGGTTACAAAAAAAGAAATATTAGATAAAGGAAAATATCCCGTTGTATCTGGTGGAATAGGATTTATGGGATATTTAAATGAATATAACAGAGAGGAAAATACAATCACTATAGCTCAATATGGAACAGCCGGATTTGTCAATTGGCAAAATCAAAAGTTTTGGGCAAATGATGTTTGTTTTTCTGTCATTCCAAAAGAAACCCTAATCAATAGATACCTTTATTATGTATTAACAAACATGCAAAATTATTTATATTCTATTTCAAATAGAAGCGCTATACCTTATAGCATTTCTAGTAATAACATTATGCAAATAACCATCCCCATCCCGCCCCTAGAGATCCAACAAGAGATCGTTAAGATTTTGGACGCTTTCACAGAATTAAACACAGAATTAAACGCGCGAAAAAAGCAATACCAGTATTACCAAAACATGCTTTTAGACTTTAACGATATTAACCAAAGCCATAAAGACGCTAAAGAAAGATTAGCACAAAAACCCTACCCTAAACGCTTGAAAACCTTACTCCAAACTCTAGCGCCTAATGGGGTGGAGTTTAAAACGCTTGAAGAGGTTTTTGAAATTAAAAATGGTTACACCCCATCAAAAAACAATCCTGAATTTTGGAAAAATGGGACTATCCCTTGGTTTAGAATGGAAGACCTTAGAGAAAATGGGAGGATTTTAAAAGACTCTATCCAACACATTACCCCAAAGGCTTTAAAGGGTAAGAAATTATTCCCTAAAAATTCTATTATCATTTCTACAACGGCAACGATAGGAGAGCACGCCCTTTTAATCGTTGATTCGTTAGCGAATCAACGATTCACTTTTTTAAGCAAAAAAGCGAATTGTGATCTTGCTTTAGACATGAAATTCTTTTTTTACCAATGCTTTCTTTTAGGGGAATGGTGCAAAAATAATATTAATGTTTCAGGTTTTGCTTCTGTGGATATGACCGCTTTTAAAAAACATAAGTTCCCCATCCCGCCCCTAGAGATCCAACAAGAGATCGTTAAGATTTTGGATCAATTTTCACTTTTAACCACCGATTTATTAGCCGGTATCCCCGCTGAAATAAAAGCCCGAAAAAAACAATACGAATATTACCGAGAAAAATTACTGACCTTCAAACCCCTAACCCCAAATAAATAA